Proteins encoded within one genomic window of uncultured Sphingopyxis sp.:
- a CDS encoding flagella basal body P-ring formation protein FlgA — translation MSRNILAGLAACAIAAPYGAAAQQATEDWQAIDALTATVANALGRTATPIDRRIKLARCPEQASITAIDARTLAVRCDPLGWRLRVPMTGPSAAAPAAAGYARPAQSAPVIRRGDNVRVTIETQSYAISYAAIAAEDGRVGETIALRGDDNRSKLSATVTGPGRAILQD, via the coding sequence TTGTCCCGCAACATTCTCGCCGGCCTTGCCGCCTGCGCCATCGCCGCCCCCTATGGCGCCGCCGCCCAGCAGGCGACCGAGGACTGGCAGGCAATCGACGCGCTGACCGCGACGGTCGCCAATGCCCTCGGCCGCACCGCGACGCCGATCGACCGCCGCATCAAGCTCGCGCGCTGCCCCGAACAGGCCTCGATCACCGCGATCGACGCGCGCACGCTTGCGGTGCGCTGCGATCCGCTCGGCTGGCGCCTGCGCGTCCCGATGACGGGACCCTCCGCGGCCGCGCCCGCGGCGGCAGGCTATGCGCGCCCCGCGCAAAGCGCCCCGGTGATCCGCCGCGGCGACAATGTCCGCGTGACGATCGAAACGCAAAGCTATGCGATCAGCTATGCCGCGATCGCCGCCGAGGACGGCCGCGTCGGCGAGACGATCGCGCTCAGGGGCGACGACAACAGGTCGAAGCTCAGCGCCACGGTAACCGGCCCGGGCCGCGCCATCCTGCAAGACTGA